In one window of Lewinella sp. 4G2 DNA:
- a CDS encoding group II intron maturase-specific domain-containing protein gives MLRHVSLLRGNGRNIGSFILEDLNPVIRGWAMYFSLSETKKWMEPLDSWLRCRLRKVRWQRWKRNWTRFEGLMKRGLEEERAARSAFNRLGPWFNSGASHMNQAFPKSYYDKIGLVRITATINKRKADRK, from the coding sequence ATGCTTCGCCACGTATCCCTTCTACGCGGTAATGGGCGCAATATTGGCAGCTTTATCCTCGAAGACCTTAACCCGGTTATCCGAGGATGGGCGATGTACTTTTCATTGAGTGAGACGAAGAAATGGATGGAACCACTAGACAGTTGGTTGCGTTGCCGTCTGCGCAAGGTGAGATGGCAGCGGTGGAAACGCAACTGGACGCGCTTTGAGGGACTGATGAAACGGGGGCTGGAAGAAGAGCGCGCCGCGAGGAGCGCCTTTAACCGGCTAGGCCCGTGGTTTAACTCGGGTGCCTCCCATATGAACCAAGCCTTCCCGAAGAGCTACTACGACAAGATCGGACTGGTCAGGATAACCGCGACGATTAACAAGCGCAAGGCCGATAGGAAATGA